From Alienimonas californiensis, a single genomic window includes:
- a CDS encoding zinc-dependent alcohol dehydrogenase, whose translation MKAVTWHGKHDVRTETVEDPKILDPNDVLLKVTSTAICGSDLHLYAGSIPEMRSGDVLGHEFMGEVVETGANVSRIKKGQRVVVPFCIACGECYFCKHDQTSLCDNTNPDAHKVEELYGYSGSGLFGYSHLFGGYAGGQAEYVRVPHADVGCYVIPNGIPDEQVLFLTDIFPTGYQAADQCDLKGGETVAIWGAGPVGLFAALSCKLLGAGRVVVIDRIPFRLEMAREKVGVETLHLDKDDIYERLREITDGRGPDCCIDAVGLDAHGTSLHEMYDKVKRAVGLETDDGTALRQAINCCRKGGVVSVPGVYGGVVDKYPIGAQFGKALRMIGGQTHVHRYLDRLFDHVQNGVDASFPITHRASLDEASDLYETFRTKEDECVKVVMRP comes from the coding sequence ATGAAAGCCGTCACCTGGCACGGAAAGCACGACGTCCGCACCGAAACGGTGGAGGATCCGAAGATCCTCGACCCGAACGACGTCCTGCTGAAGGTCACCAGCACTGCGATCTGCGGGTCGGACCTGCACCTCTACGCCGGCAGCATCCCGGAGATGCGCAGCGGCGACGTGCTGGGGCATGAGTTCATGGGCGAGGTCGTGGAGACCGGCGCCAACGTCTCCCGCATCAAGAAGGGGCAGCGGGTCGTCGTGCCGTTCTGCATCGCCTGCGGGGAGTGCTACTTCTGCAAGCACGACCAGACGAGCCTCTGCGACAACACGAACCCGGACGCCCACAAGGTCGAAGAACTGTACGGCTACAGCGGTTCCGGGCTGTTCGGCTACAGCCACCTGTTCGGCGGCTACGCCGGCGGGCAGGCGGAGTACGTGCGGGTCCCGCACGCGGACGTCGGCTGTTACGTGATTCCGAACGGCATCCCGGACGAACAGGTGCTGTTCCTCACGGACATCTTCCCCACCGGCTATCAGGCCGCGGATCAGTGCGATCTGAAAGGCGGGGAGACGGTCGCGATCTGGGGCGCCGGACCGGTCGGACTGTTCGCCGCCCTCTCCTGCAAGTTGCTGGGGGCGGGACGGGTGGTCGTGATCGACCGCATCCCGTTCCGGCTGGAGATGGCCCGGGAGAAAGTCGGCGTGGAAACGCTGCACCTGGACAAGGACGATATCTACGAGCGCCTCCGCGAGATCACCGACGGCCGCGGGCCGGACTGCTGCATCGACGCCGTTGGCCTCGACGCCCACGGCACCAGTCTGCACGAGATGTACGACAAGGTCAAGCGGGCCGTCGGTCTGGAAACTGACGACGGCACGGCGTTGCGGCAGGCGATTAACTGCTGCCGCAAGGGCGGCGTCGTCAGCGTCCCTGGCGTCTACGGCGGCGTGGTCGACAAGTACCCGATCGGTGCCCAGTTCGGCAAAGCGTTGCGGATGATCGGCGGCCAGACCCACGTCCACCGCTACCTCGATCGGCTGTTCGACCACGTCCAGAACGGCGTGGACGCCAGCTTCCCCATCACCCACCGGGCCAGCCTCGACGAGGC